The window TCGTTGTTCGGAATGAGCAAATCATTGGGAAAGGCTATAATCAGGTTCAGCGATTAAACGATCCGACAGCACATGCTGAAATGATTGCGATCTCAGCCGCCTGCGAAACCATGGATGAGAAATACCTCAGCGAATGCACTTTGTACGTGACCCTTGAGCCCTGCCCTATGTGTGCCGGAGCGGCGGTATGGAGTAAGCTTGGTGGAATTGTATTTGGCGCAACAGATGCCAAAGCCGGAGGCTGCGGCAGTGTTTTCAATATCTCATCGAATAAAAAACTCAATCACCAGGCAGAAGTGATACAAGGCGTGATGGAAGCTGAATGCGAGCATCTGATGAAGGCTTTTTTTAAGGACCGGCGTGACTAATAAAATTCCTGTTTTTAACTAAAAATTAGTACTATCCGCTGACTAATCAATATCAGGAGAGCCACTTTAACCTAATCAAGTTGACATGGCTGACGAACAAGAAAAAAACGGAATAACTACCTGGTTTTGGGTGGTTGGATGGGGTGCTCTTCTCTGGAATTTACTGGGTGTAATGTCTTACATCATGACGGTAACAATGAGTCCTGAAGTAATGGCTGAACTGCCTTCTGCACAACGAGAACTAATGGCTAATACACCGGCTTGGGCTACTGGGGCTTTTGCTTTCGCCGTATTTGGGGGAGCATTAGGCTCATTATCCCTCTTACTGAAAAGAAAAGTAGCTCTTCCCCTCTTCATTGTTTCCTTTATCGGAATTGTGGTGCAGCTATATCACTCGTTATTTATGAGTAATTCCATCGAAGTATATGGACCGGGTGGCGCTGTTATGCCAATCATGGTTTTGTTATTTGGGATAGGCCTGATTTGGATAGCCAGAAATGCAATATCAAAAGGTTGGCTGAAATAGTCCGACTGCATGTAACTTCAGTAGTAGAAGAAATAGAGTACCCCAAAAACCCAAACCCTGTACTCGGGTAGATTTTAAAGAATCGTAAGGTTAAATCATAATTTATTTATGTATTTATGATTTTTTCTATTTGGACTTACTCTGAATTAGCACTGTTTTCTAAAACTCCCGGGCCAGATAGTGATCATTGACATCATCAGGCATAATCTTTTTTAGCGGCCAGATAAACCACATGCCATTTGATCTTAAGCTTGTTGTTGCATTTTTGATCCCAGTGATCTACCAGCAGCCGGAATTGTTTTGACGTCAGAGCGTTTCCCTTCACATTTTCAGAAGCACCTATTCGTTTTAAATGACGAAAGAAATCAATAGATGATTCAAATTCCTGGAAAAGATCATTCTCATAGTAATCAATTTGCATTGGACCCATCGACAACTTAACCACCACTTCTTCCACATCGGGTAAAGGATTGGACGTGTAAGGAAGCCCAAGCTCCAGGCAGTGTTCGTACCATTGTTCAAAGGAATGATTACCGGGAAAAGAACATAGCAGCAATCCGCCCGGCTGTATAGATTGGGACAGATTTTCCAGCGATACGGATGTATCCTTAAACCAATGAGGGGCAAAATTACTGACAACCATGGCATAGTTAGTATCTCCCTCATCAAACTCATCGGCATCTAACACCTGAAACTGAATCTTATCAGAAATTAGTCCCTCTTTTTCCAATTCAGATTTGCAGAACTCCACCATTTTAGGTGAGGCATCGGTAATCAAAAACTCTTTATCCGGGAAATGCTCTATGAGCTGACGAGTCAGAAAACCTGTACCGCAACCCACTTCAAGAATAGGCCCGGACGGTAAAAGCTCCCTCCAGGGCAATAGCGATGATATTAGTCCATCGGCTACCTTCTTTTGAATTTCTGCTTCCTGATGATAGGCTTCTGCAGCATTACCAAAACTACGGGCTATTCGGCTGATGTCGTTTTCTTCTGTAATTTCCATCATGCTGAAAAATAGGAATCATTGCATTGATAAACGACCAGCATTCTTCATAATGCGTTACGGGCAACCCGTGCCCTGCTTCCTTTATAAAATGATAGACGGCATTCCCTTCGGTAATCTCGGTAAATTTTTTACCCCGGTTGTGCGAGAGAATTTTGTTGCTCCCTCCGTCCAGACTAATGATCGGCTTCCCGTTTTTTATTCTTTGCAGATCAAAGGAATCGGTATGTAGCTTTTTCAAATCCTTCAAAAGCAACTCACCGTCAAGTTTTCCCTTTGGGATATTCTTTTTTTTATCGGGATGAAATGCCTTCTTCCAGTATTTTTTAAGTACCTCTCTTGGGTCCTTTTCAAAATCTGAAATCATTGCTTTAAGTGCTTTTTGTGATTCTAATCGTTCCTTTTCATCCTGTGGGTGAAAATCACAAAATCCATTGAAGATTATGATGCAGGTTGCTTGTTCAATTTGCTCCTCAGGGCACCAGTGCAAGCCAAAAGAATGCAAGAAAAGAGCTTTATGCTTCGAATTGCCTGAGAACCCGGGATGCTTTTCATCCAAAAAATAACCACGATCTGCAGTTTTAAATAAAACACCCTCAGGCAGAATAGACTTCCAGTCTTTCCAAAACGACGAATCAAAGCCCCATCCGTGGTAGGAAATAATTTCTAAATCAAGCTTTTCTTTCGATATATGCACGTTCTGATCAATCTATATCTTAGTTAACTCTTATTTAATGATCAGGATGCCGGATCTTCTGCTGATGGCGTCCAGGTAGAGTCAGATTCAAACGTCCGCCCCATAGCCCTGAACTGGCGTACGAACGGGAGTTTCTTTCTTACACTGGGTGCAAATTGGTTGTAATCGATCATGAACAAGCGATTGGTATCGGGATCATAATAAGTGAAATTCACAAAGGGTCCACCCATCAGTCCGTTTACCATGTACCAGGTACCACGGGTTTCGTAGGCAAGTAGCCGGCCTTTCTGAAAGCTTTCGGTAATAATGGGGCGTATTTCAGGACGGTTCGTATAGGTCTGGACATACATAGAGTCACGAGCGCCTTTGATATACTCCTGAGAAAGGGAGTCACGGGTATTGATAATCCATTCGTCATCCAGGAATGAAATATCATCAACGTTGTCTTTATACCAAATCCACATCCAGCGGTCGTTTTGTGGAAGGAAACGACGGTAACTGATGAAATTAAGGGTGTCTATATTCTTGATATAATCGTGCTGGAACCGAACTTTAAAACCTCGGTTTTGCCATAACGAATCTGAAAGCTGTGTTTGTTCTTTCTTTTCGTACACAAAATACTCCCAGCGCTGAAGCTCTTTTTGAAGCATGTTACTGAGCAATGAGTTTTCTGTATTTCTGATTTTTTGAGCTAAAAGTGAATCGGAAGACGAACTTAAAATCAACACATATTGATCCCTGTACCATTGATCTTCCACCGGGAATGCGAAACTTTCACCTTCCTTGACTCGCTGTTCAACCGACTCGTCCAGGAAGCCGCGAATTTGCCGGCCGGTGTTGGAATCCTCATCAATGGGAGCGGCAAAAATTACGTTCTTTTTGCTCTTAAGGCGGTCTAAATGCGATTGAGAGCGGATTTGTGTAAACTGAAGGTCATAATACGGTTCTCCGTTTGGAACGGTTAACACCCACTTTCCAAATACATCTCTGATGGCTTCGGCTGTTTGGCTTTCCCATTTGGTGGAATCCATAACCACAACTACTTCGCGGGTATTTCCTTCAGCCAAAGGGCGGTAATCTCCATCACAGGAGACAAAAAGAAGAGCAACGGCTGAAACAATTATAGAACCTAATGTTAATCGCATAATGAATAATTAATTTCCAAATTTCAGTGAGTGAACGAAAGAAAACAACGCTGATTGCCATCCTTCATTCGGGTAGTTTTTCTTGATGGTATCAATTAAGGCACTACCAACAATAAAACCATCGGCATTTGATGCGATATCAACCGCATCCTCATGAGATTTGATGCCAAAACCCACCATCACCGGGTTATGAGTGATATTGGTTTTTACCCGTTCTATAAACCGATTCACAGATTTTGACACTTCCTCACCTTCTCTGGCACCGGTTACCCCGGTAACGGAAACGCAATATACAAATCCCTGTGACTTTTCATCGGCTTGCTTCATCCGCTCATCGCTGGTGTTTGGTGCAACGAGATAGATCAGAGACAGCTTCGAATTTTTGGCATGCTGCTCAATAATCCCGCCTTCTTCAATGGGGATATCCGGAATAATCAGTCCGTCAACGCCCGCTTCTTCGGCTCTGGCGCAGAACTTCTCAACTCCATAACGCAGTACCGGGTTCATATATCCCATCAAAATTATGGGGATTTCCGATTGTTTACGGACTTCCTTCACCATTCCGAAGATTTTCTCCATGGTAATACCATTCTGAATAGCTACATCGCTGGAATACTGAATTGTAGGCCCATCCGCTAAAGGATCACTGAACGGCATACCAAGCTCGATGATATCGGCTCCGTTTTTTTCGAAGCCAAGGATGAGGTCAACGGTAGCGTCTAAATCAGGAAAGCCGGCGGTTAGAAAAAGACTCATCAGCTTTGAGTCGTTTCCCTTTTCTGTAAATGTATTTTGAATTCGGTTCATTAAACTAAAAATAACTTCTTTTATGGAACACGGAAAACGCTGATACTAAAAAAGATTTACACTGATTGATGGTTAGTAAATCTGTGAGAATCCATTTAATCGGTGTCACCCGTGTTCGATTCAATTTTCCTTCTCGCGGATGAACTCCGAAATCGTGCCCATGTCTTTATCGCCGCGGCCGGAGCAATTCAAAATTATAATATCGTCTTTCGATGTTTCCGGCATTAGCTTTTCCAGCCATGCAAAAGCGTGAGCGGTTTCCAGAGCCGGGATAATTCCTTCGGTTTTCGAAAGCAATTTCACGGCATCCATGGCTTCATCGTCCGTAACAGCATGATAGTTCACCCTTCCCAGATCTTTTAAATGCGCATGTTCAGGCCCTACACCCGGGTAATCCAGACCGGCACTGATAGAATGAGCCAGCTCAATCTGGCCCTCCTCACTTTGTAGTAAGTAGCTCAGCGAACCATGTAATATGCCCGGGGTTCCTTTACTCATGGTTGCCGCAGTCTGTCCGGAGTCAACACCGAAACCGGCCGCTTCTATTCCTATAATGTTCACATCCTCGTCATCAATAAATGGATAGAAGAAGCCAATGGCGTTCGACCCGCCGCCTACGCAGGCAACCAGGTGGTCCGGATTTCGCCCTTCATATTCATGAACCTGATTCTTGGTTTCCCGTCCGATAACCTCATGAAAATAGCGTACCATCATGGGGTAAGGATGAGGGCCAACTACCGACCCTATGATATAAAATGTGGTATCTACATTGGTTACCCAATCACGGATGGCTTCATTGGTAGCATCTTTCAGGGTTTTTGAACCACTGCTTACCCCTCTTACTTCTGCACCGAGCAGGGTCATACGATCTACATTCAATTTCTGGCGAACCATGTCTTCCTCTCCCATGTACACCACACAATCGAGTCCAAATTTCGCACAGGCCGTGGCCGTAGCCACTCCATGCTGACCGGCACCTGTCTCAGCTATGATTCGCTTTTTACCCATTCGTCGGGCCAATAAAACCTGTCCAATCGCATTGTTAATTTTATGTGCACCGGTATGACACAGATCCTCTCGTTTCAGATAGATTTTGCCCTTACCGTAATGTTCGGTTAAGCGATTCGCAAAGGTTAACTTGGTAGGCCGTCCGACATATTCATCCAATAACGATTTGAATTCTTTTTGAAAAGTCTCGTCGTTTTTAGCCTTTTGGAATTCCGCTTCCAGCTCCTGAATGGCAGGGATTAGAATTTCCGGCACAAATTTACCGCCAAATTTGCCGTAATACCCACGTTCATCGGGAAAGGTATATTTCTTTGTCTTAGTTTTTGTGCTCATAATATCATCATTGAGTAGAAACACGGATAAAACAGGTCCTGTCAACCCGCTTAATCCGTGTTCTGTTAATTTGCTTCCAAAGCTCTCATTTGATCCATGAAGGCTTCAATTTTTTCAAAATCTTTAAGTCCTGGTTTCTGCTCCAGGCTGCTTGATATATCCACAGCATAAGGCTGAACCGTATTGATTGCTTCATGAATATTTTCTGCATTCAATCCACCGGAGAGGAAAAACGGTATATCGATATCAGCTTCATTCAGCATATCCCAGTCAAATGATTTCCCGGTTCCGCCCCAAAGTCCATCAATTTTTGTATCAAAAAGAAGAAAGTCGGCCACTTCAGAATACTGATCTATTTGATGTTTCAGTAAATAAGGAACCGTTTCCTGCTGAATATGAATCACTTTTATGATGGGCTTTTCCACCAGTTCACAGTACTCAACCGATTCATCTCCATGAAGCTGAACATAATCCAGCCCGGTTTCTTTGGCTATTCGGTTAACGTCATCTAAAGGCTGATTTACGAAAACACCGACTTTCTCAGGGCCTTCCAGCCAATTAATGACAGCTCCGGCTTCTCCGGGTTCAATATACCGGGGACTGTTTTCATAAAAGATAAAACCCAGGTAATCCACCAAAGCTCCGGCTGCAAACCGTGCGTCTTCAAGGTTCGTTATTCCGCAAATCTTAATTCTTGTTCTGTGGTTCTGTGCAGTCATAATCATTGTTGATGGAACATGGGTAAAGCGGATGTAAAGGGTAGTCGCTGATTTAATAAGTGCATTATCGTGAAAAAATATTCAGCATCTGTATCATCCATGTTCTACATCTTCTTTTTCTTTTTGTAAACGTTCAAATTCTTCTTCGGTCTGTTCAATTAAATCTTTTATAGCCTGACCGGGGTCGTCTTGTCTCATAAAATACTCACCTATCAGAGCAGAATGGATTCCTTCTTTTTGCAATAAAGCCAGATCTTTTCCGGATGATAACCCGCTTTCGGAAACCAACACCGTTCCTTCCGGTGCTTGTTGAAGAATTCCGATGCCACGATGCACATCCACCTCAAAATTCTTAAGATCACGATTGTTTACGCCCAGTATATCAACCAATTCGAAATTAATTCGATTGAAGTCTTCCTGATCATAACATTCAACCAAGGCATCCAATTCAAATTCCCGGGCAGCATGCAATAGTTCATTCAGTTGAGATCCTTCTGTAATGGCAACTATTATTAAGGCTGCATCTGCTCCGTATGCTTTCGCCTCTTTCATCTGATAGGGATCAATGATGAAGTCTTTTCTCAATAATGGAAGCTTAACTCTATTTGATATCGCCTCCAGGTATTTCAAATCGCCCTTAAAAAAAGGCTGGTCGGTCAAAACGGAAATAGCTGATGCCCCTCCCTCTTCGTAGCGTAGTGCGATGTCAACCGGATCAAAATCGGGGCGGATAATTCCTTTAGATGGAGAGGCTTTTTTTACTTCTGAAATGATAGAAACAGACTCGTTGTCTCTCAGTGCGCCTTTGAAGGAAATGCTCTCCTTCTCGAAACCCTGAAAGGAATTGAAGTCGTTAAACGAAACCTTCCTCCTTCGTTTGGCTAAATCTTCGGCCGTCTTTTCAACTATTTGATCAAGAATGTTGCTCATAAATCAGTATTTAAACGTCCCCATTGCATCGT of the Gracilimonas sediminicola genome contains:
- the trpC gene encoding indole-3-glycerol phosphate synthase TrpC, whose amino-acid sequence is MSNILDQIVEKTAEDLAKRRRKVSFNDFNSFQGFEKESISFKGALRDNESVSIISEVKKASPSKGIIRPDFDPVDIALRYEEGGASAISVLTDQPFFKGDLKYLEAISNRVKLPLLRKDFIIDPYQMKEAKAYGADAALIIVAITEGSQLNELLHAAREFELDALVECYDQEDFNRINFELVDILGVNNRDLKNFEVDVHRGIGILQQAPEGTVLVSESGLSSGKDLALLQKEGIHSALIGEYFMRQDDPGQAIKDLIEQTEEEFERLQKEKEDVEHG
- a CDS encoding DUF4837 family protein; translation: MRLTLGSIIVSAVALLFVSCDGDYRPLAEGNTREVVVVMDSTKWESQTAEAIRDVFGKWVLTVPNGEPYYDLQFTQIRSQSHLDRLKSKKNVIFAAPIDEDSNTGRQIRGFLDESVEQRVKEGESFAFPVEDQWYRDQYVLILSSSSDSLLAQKIRNTENSLLSNMLQKELQRWEYFVYEKKEQTQLSDSLWQNRGFKVRFQHDYIKNIDTLNFISYRRFLPQNDRWMWIWYKDNVDDISFLDDEWIINTRDSLSQEYIKGARDSMYVQTYTNRPEIRPIITESFQKGRLLAYETRGTWYMVNGLMGGPFVNFTYYDPDTNRLFMIDYNQFAPSVRKKLPFVRQFRAMGRTFESDSTWTPSAEDPAS
- a CDS encoding methyltransferase domain-containing protein encodes the protein MMEITEENDISRIARSFGNAAEAYHQEAEIQKKVADGLISSLLPWRELLPSGPILEVGCGTGFLTRQLIEHFPDKEFLITDASPKMVEFCKSELEKEGLISDKIQFQVLDADEFDEGDTNYAMVVSNFAPHWFKDTSVSLENLSQSIQPGGLLLCSFPGNHSFEQWYEHCLELGLPYTSNPLPDVEEVVVKLSMGPMQIDYYENDLFQEFESSIDFFRHLKRIGASENVKGNALTSKQFRLLVDHWDQKCNNKLKIKWHVVYLAAKKDYA
- the trpB gene encoding tryptophan synthase subunit beta yields the protein MSTKTKTKKYTFPDERGYYGKFGGKFVPEILIPAIQELEAEFQKAKNDETFQKEFKSLLDEYVGRPTKLTFANRLTEHYGKGKIYLKREDLCHTGAHKINNAIGQVLLARRMGKKRIIAETGAGQHGVATATACAKFGLDCVVYMGEEDMVRQKLNVDRMTLLGAEVRGVSSGSKTLKDATNEAIRDWVTNVDTTFYIIGSVVGPHPYPMMVRYFHEVIGRETKNQVHEYEGRNPDHLVACVGGGSNAIGFFYPFIDDEDVNIIGIEAAGFGVDSGQTAATMSKGTPGILHGSLSYLLQSEEGQIELAHSISAGLDYPGVGPEHAHLKDLGRVNYHAVTDDEAMDAVKLLSKTEGIIPALETAHAFAWLEKLMPETSKDDIIILNCSGRGDKDMGTISEFIREKEN
- the trpA gene encoding tryptophan synthase subunit alpha, yielding MNRIQNTFTEKGNDSKLMSLFLTAGFPDLDATVDLILGFEKNGADIIELGMPFSDPLADGPTIQYSSDVAIQNGITMEKIFGMVKEVRKQSEIPIILMGYMNPVLRYGVEKFCARAEEAGVDGLIIPDIPIEEGGIIEQHAKNSKLSLIYLVAPNTSDERMKQADEKSQGFVYCVSVTGVTGAREGEEVSKSVNRFIERVKTNITHNPVMVGFGIKSHEDAVDIASNADGFIVGSALIDTIKKNYPNEGWQSALFSFVHSLKFGN
- a CDS encoding phosphoribosylanthranilate isomerase yields the protein MTAQNHRTRIKICGITNLEDARFAAGALVDYLGFIFYENSPRYIEPGEAGAVINWLEGPEKVGVFVNQPLDDVNRIAKETGLDYVQLHGDESVEYCELVEKPIIKVIHIQQETVPYLLKHQIDQYSEVADFLLFDTKIDGLWGGTGKSFDWDMLNEADIDIPFFLSGGLNAENIHEAINTVQPYAVDISSSLEQKPGLKDFEKIEAFMDQMRALEAN
- the tadA gene encoding tRNA adenosine(34) deaminase TadA, which gives rise to MSEIEGQVWQKHHRFMARAFMLAEQAFDEGEVPVGAIVVRNEQIIGKGYNQVQRLNDPTAHAEMIAISAACETMDEKYLSECTLYVTLEPCPMCAGAAVWSKLGGIVFGATDAKAGGCGSVFNISSNKKLNHQAEVIQGVMEAECEHLMKAFFKDRRD